ATACCGGCAGGTCGCGCCCCATATCGGCCAGGGTCTGTCCCTTCATCCCGGTGCCAAGCTGCATTTGCAGGGTGGCGAACTGGTTCTGCATCTTGGAGATGACGGAAAAACCGGTCTGCAGCGGGAACATCGACTTGTTGACGATCATGACGCGTTATTTCCTCAAGTCGACATGAACAGCGTGTCGAGCAATTCCTTGATCACTCCGACGATACGGGCATTGGCGGAATAGGCGCTTTGCAGTTCTATCAGCCGCGCCAATTCCTGGTCGACATCGACCCCATATTCGGCTTCCATCTGCATGGTGATGGTTTCCAGGGTAAGCTGGCGGTCATTGCTGGCATTGAGCGCCGCGCCGATCATGCTGCCCTGGTAATTCAGCACCTGGCCGACCAATTGCTCCAGCGTGCCGTTGAGCTGGTGCCGCCCGTTATTCGCCGAAGGAGACGTGCCGGAAACAAAGCTCATCGAATTGAGCTGGTTGAGGATATATTCCGGCCGGGTGGCATCCCCCAGCGTCCCGTCGATATCGAACTGCACCAGCAGGCGATTATCGGCGAGAACCGCCGGATTGATTGAAATGCGCGAGGCGAAGCCCAGCATTTGCGGCGGATTGCCGTCGCGATTATTGGTGAACGGCGTCCCGCCCTGATCGACGAACAGCGCCATGGCCAGCTCGCCGGACTGTGTCCCGGTGGCGGTGGTGCGGGCGGTTACCGAAACCACGTCCGCCTTGTTGGGCGTTCCATCGTCCACGAACTGCAACTGCCCCGGTTGGGGGTTGGAAATGGTGAAGCCGGGCAGCTTGCCCTGCAAGGCGATGGCGGCTGCCGCCGGATCGGACAGATCGACCGCGAGCACCTTTTGCCCCGAGGCGTCGACATAATCCTCCCCCGAGGCGCTGTTCACGATGCGCACGCGCTGCTCGACGCCATTCTTCGTATAGGTCAGCAGAACGTCGTTGCCGGGCCGCATGTCTGAAAGATCGACCACGAAGCCGGCGGGCGCGTCATTGCCGCCCACTGCGGTGCCTGGCGTGGTGATGGTGGAGAAAACACTGGCCAGGCCCGCCGCAATCTCGTCGAGCTGGTTCTGCGTCTCCACCAATATCTTGTCACGGACCTCGACCAGTCCCGCCAGTTCGCCGCCTTGCAGCACGCCTTGCAGAACGAGGTCGATGGTCAGGCCCGACGGAGTGGTCAGGGTCAGCGAGCCGACGCCGTTCTCGCTGGCATAGATCGAAGCCTGCGAGGTGGCGGACAATGCGCCCGCCGTCTCGAACTTGAAGGTGCTGACC
This genomic stretch from Devosia sp. YIM 151766 harbors:
- the flgK gene encoding flagellar hook-associated protein FlgK yields the protein MGLISSLNNAVSGLRVSQDSISILSRNVANAGTPGYHRQSLNVVDYNSVNGTYARTAGVDRAFSQSLQTYYNRQVSDTASAATIATALNKLQGFLGKPGTSGSLDTMFGSFKNSLQALATSPDDYPTRANVVAEAQAMAQRLNALSRTVQELRQESETRIGSAVNDVNAMLVSLQEVNNRMLDLGMTDTARASLHDQRDRLVASVAEIIDVQADYRPDGTVALMTRSGVGLIDNGVSTFKFETAGALSATSQASIYASENGVGSLTLTTPSGLTIDLVLQGVLQGGELAGLVEVRDKILVETQNQLDEIAAGLASVFSTITTPGTAVGGNDAPAGFVVDLSDMRPGNDVLLTYTKNGVEQRVRIVNSASGEDYVDASGQKVLAVDLSDPAAAAIALQGKLPGFTISNPQPGQLQFVDDGTPNKADVVSVTARTTATGTQSGELAMALFVDQGGTPFTNNRDGNPPQMLGFASRISINPAVLADNRLLVQFDIDGTLGDATRPEYILNQLNSMSFVSGTSPSANNGRHQLNGTLEQLVGQVLNYQGSMIGAALNASNDRQLTLETITMQMEAEYGVDVDQELARLIELQSAYSANARIVGVIKELLDTLFMST